The following coding sequences lie in one Polynucleobacter sp. HIN7 genomic window:
- the smpB gene encoding SsrA-binding protein SmpB: MSIVDNKKAFFDYFIEERYEAGLVLEGWEVKAIRAGRAQIKEAYVVVRNAEIYLIGSHISPLSSTSTHIHADPTRTRKLLLNESEIRKLIGKVEQRGYTLVPLNLHFSKGRVKCEIGLARGKKQHDKREASKERDWEREKARIVRGQLS; encoded by the coding sequence ATGAGTATCGTCGATAACAAAAAAGCCTTCTTTGATTATTTTATTGAAGAACGCTATGAAGCGGGCCTTGTCCTCGAAGGGTGGGAGGTTAAGGCAATTCGTGCTGGTCGTGCGCAAATTAAGGAAGCGTATGTCGTAGTGCGTAATGCTGAAATTTATTTGATTGGTTCTCACATCAGTCCACTCTCCTCGACATCGACTCATATTCATGCCGACCCCACCCGAACCCGCAAGCTCCTCTTAAATGAGAGCGAGATTCGGAAACTCATCGGCAAAGTTGAGCAGCGAGGCTATACCTTGGTCCCGCTCAATTTGCACTTCTCAAAGGGTCGAGTTAAATGTGAAATTGGGCTTGCCCGCGGAAAGAAACAACACGATAAGCGCGAGGCAAGTAAAGAGCGTGACTGGGAGCGAGAAAAAGCCAGAATCGTGCGCGGTCAACTCTCATAA
- a CDS encoding type II toxin-antitoxin system RatA family toxin, giving the protein MADVNKTVLIGQSADRMYSLVTDVARYPEFLPWCGGVDIYEQTETVLDAKIKIHFKGIEQFFHTRNANHRPDSIDMQFVDGPFKKFTGQWRFIPLRDDACKIEFNLHWEFKSAILDKIIGPVFSYIASTFVDCFVKRAEQLYGH; this is encoded by the coding sequence ATGGCAGACGTCAATAAGACGGTTTTGATTGGTCAATCCGCTGACCGCATGTACAGCCTAGTAACGGATGTTGCGCGCTATCCAGAGTTTTTACCCTGGTGCGGCGGTGTGGATATTTATGAGCAAACCGAAACGGTTCTCGATGCCAAAATTAAGATCCACTTTAAAGGGATTGAGCAATTCTTTCATACGCGAAATGCCAACCATCGCCCTGATTCGATTGATATGCAATTTGTTGATGGTCCATTTAAAAAGTTCACTGGCCAGTGGCGCTTCATTCCCTTGCGCGATGATGCATGCAAGATTGAGTTCAATTTGCACTGGGAGTTCAAAAGTGCCATCTTGGATAAGATCATAGGCCCGGTGTTCTCCTACATCGCCAGCACCTTTGTGGATTGCTTTGTAAAGCGTGCGGAGCAACTCTATGGCCACTAA
- a CDS encoding RnfH family protein, protein MATKAQTMEILLCDARQDPPLLQIHHLPLKGVTKPTVGWALQSLGIAKDQDDPVISRKGCYGVFGKRKDWSSPLYAGDRLELYAPLRIDPKLARRKKANRDKDSLLKAKAMRRQAAKPRP, encoded by the coding sequence ATGGCCACTAAAGCGCAGACCATGGAAATACTTTTATGCGATGCGCGCCAGGATCCGCCATTACTTCAAATTCATCATCTTCCGTTAAAGGGTGTTACAAAGCCCACGGTGGGTTGGGCGCTTCAAAGCTTGGGCATTGCCAAAGATCAAGATGATCCAGTGATTAGCCGTAAGGGCTGCTATGGGGTATTTGGTAAGCGCAAGGATTGGAGTAGCCCGCTATATGCCGGCGACCGTTTAGAGCTCTATGCACCATTACGCATTGACCCTAAATTAGCCAGACGAAAGAAGGCCAATCGCGATAAAGATAGCCTTTTAAAGGCCAAAGCCATGCGCCGGCAAGCTGCGAAACCGAGACCTTAA
- the guaB gene encoding IMP dehydrogenase codes for MRLIQKALTFDDVLLVPAYSAVLPRDTSLVTQLTRDITINIPLVSAAMDTVTEGRLAIAMASEGGIGIIHKNLKPAEQAKEVAKVKRFESGVLRDPITIPPEMTVRQVIALSREHGFSGFPVLQGKTVVGIITNRDLRFEEDLDASVKTKMTPRERLITVKEGASLEEAKRLMSKHRLERVLVVNDAFELRGLVTVKDILKATEHPNAAKDGEGKLRVGAAVGVGPDNDERVELLVKAGVDVIVVDTAHGHSQGVLDRVKWVKKHYPQVQVIGGNIATGEAAKALADHGADGVKVGIGPGSICTTRIVAGVGVPQITAVVNVANALKGSGIPLIADGGVRYSGDVAKALAAGANSVMMGGMFAGTEEAPGEVFLYQGRSYKSYRGMGSLGAMADGAADRYFQEDISAANAEKLVPEGIEGQVPYKGSVLSILHQLSGGIRSSMGYCGCKTIAELHEKASFVEITSAGVRESHVHDVKITKEAPNYHID; via the coding sequence ATGCGACTCATACAAAAAGCACTGACCTTTGATGACGTGCTCCTTGTGCCGGCCTACTCGGCCGTCCTTCCTCGTGACACCAGTTTGGTCACCCAGTTAACTCGCGATATTACGATCAATATTCCCTTGGTATCGGCCGCGATGGATACGGTCACTGAGGGTAGGCTCGCGATTGCCATGGCAAGTGAGGGTGGTATCGGAATCATCCACAAAAATCTCAAGCCTGCCGAGCAGGCTAAAGAAGTGGCTAAAGTAAAACGTTTTGAGTCGGGGGTCCTGCGGGATCCCATCACCATTCCTCCAGAAATGACCGTGCGTCAGGTGATTGCTCTATCGAGGGAGCATGGCTTTTCAGGATTCCCCGTGCTGCAAGGAAAAACCGTAGTTGGCATCATCACCAACCGCGATCTTCGGTTCGAAGAGGATTTAGATGCAAGCGTGAAGACCAAGATGACCCCACGTGAGCGTCTTATCACCGTGAAGGAGGGCGCAAGCCTTGAGGAGGCCAAGCGCTTAATGAGTAAGCATCGCTTAGAGCGCGTACTCGTTGTGAACGATGCCTTCGAGTTACGCGGCTTAGTGACCGTTAAGGATATTCTGAAGGCGACCGAGCATCCCAATGCTGCTAAAGATGGTGAGGGTAAGTTGCGCGTTGGCGCTGCCGTCGGTGTGGGCCCGGATAACGATGAACGTGTTGAGCTGCTGGTGAAGGCCGGTGTTGATGTGATTGTGGTCGATACCGCACATGGCCATAGTCAAGGCGTTCTCGATCGTGTGAAATGGGTCAAGAAGCACTACCCTCAGGTTCAAGTGATTGGCGGCAATATAGCGACTGGCGAGGCTGCGAAAGCACTCGCAGACCATGGTGCTGATGGTGTAAAAGTCGGCATTGGTCCGGGCTCGATTTGCACCACTCGCATCGTGGCGGGCGTCGGGGTTCCACAAATTACGGCCGTGGTGAATGTTGCCAATGCGCTTAAGGGAAGCGGTATTCCATTAATTGCAGACGGCGGTGTGCGCTACTCAGGAGATGTTGCAAAAGCCCTTGCTGCGGGTGCCAATAGCGTCATGATGGGTGGCATGTTTGCTGGGACGGAAGAAGCCCCTGGTGAGGTCTTTTTATATCAAGGACGATCCTATAAGAGTTATCGTGGCATGGGTTCATTAGGCGCCATGGCCGATGGTGCTGCTGATCGCTACTTCCAGGAAGATATCAGCGCAGCCAATGCCGAGAAATTAGTCCCCGAGGGGATTGAGGGGCAGGTGCCTTACAAAGGAAGTGTCCTGAGTATCTTGCATCAACTGAGTGGTGGTATTCGTTCGTCGATGGGCTATTGTGGTTGCAAAACCATTGCGGAATTACATGAGAAGGCCAGTTTTGTGGAGATTACTTCTGCAGGCGTACGAGAGTCGCACGTCCATGATGTGAAGATCACGAAGGAAGCCCCTAACTATCACATTGACTAA